CGACGCTTTCCTGCGCCGGTTCCGGCAGTATGCGGGCATCATCCTCTTCTTCATCGCCGGCGCCGCTGTGGGGGCCTATGCTACCCGCCGCTTCTGCGCCGAGGCGGTGCTTTTCGGCCTCATCGGCCTGGCGGCCGTCTTCCTGCTGATGTTCCGGGAGGAGCTGGAAGAGAATGGAGAAGAACAGAAGTAAAGGAAAAAACGCCTCACAAACCAATGGTTTGTGAGGCGTCTGCATGCTAAAACACGCATTCACAGGTAAAGCAGGGCTCTCCGCCGCCCTGGCCCATCATGTAATAGCGGTCCCCCGCCCGACAGCCGGTGAGCCGCAGTTCCTCGCCCAGGGTGGCTTCGTGGTTGTAGTTGATGGAGAACTCCCGTAAGTCCCGCAGCTGCAGCTCCTCAGGCAGGAAGTCCCAGATGACGTTGCCGTAGTTGCCGCTGTAAAGGTGCCCGTTCGCATCCAGATCGGTAAAGCGCACCTGCCGCCGTCCGATCTCCTCCACACCCTCTTTGGGCAGGAGGACCTTTTTGCACTCCGGGCAGTCCAGTTCCCGCTCCACCTCTGCAATGGGCTTTCCCGTAAAGAGGCCCGGCCGCAGAATTTTCCGGCTGTCCGGGTCCACCAGGATCCAGCTGCTGCGTCCGGCGACGCAGGGCCGGCCCTCACGGTCACTGAGGTCAAAGCAGCGGCGCATGTGCACGCCCCGCACCCCGTTTTCCCAGGTGGTCACCTTCAGGATGTCCCTGTTTTCCGGCAGGCGGTGGACTTTCAGCGTGATCCGGGCCAGCAAAAACACCTGCTGCATGTCCCGCAGCACCTCGTAGGTCAGTCCCCGGGCGTCGTAGTCATAGCCGGCAATGCTGGCCATCGTGCTCAGCATGGCGGAGAGCTTCATCTTTTTGCGCACGTCGCAATTGGCAAAGGTCAGCTCCTCCTCCCGGCTGAAGGTGGTTTCCGTCAATTCCTGTGTGAGATACTCCAAAGTCTCTTCCTTTCGCTCTCATCCGTTTTTATGCCGGGCATAAAACGCGTCGTAGTCCTTCAGCATCTCCTGAAGGAGATTGGGGATGTCCAGCTCATAGGGGCAGCGGCTCTTGCACACGTCGCAGTGGACGCACTCCTCGATCTTGTGCATCTTGGCATACCACTCGTCGGTTATGTAGTCCTGATACACGGCCCGGCGCAGCAGCATGGCCATCCGGGCCGCCTGAGGGATGTCGATTCCCACGGTGCAGGGCTGGCAGTACCCGCAGCTGCGGCAGAAGTTCTGGGCCAGCTCAGCCCGGTCCTTTTCAATCACCGCCAAGAGCTCCGGCGTCATCTTCGCTCCCCGCTCCCGCAGTTCCAGCCACTGGTCCAGCTCCCACTCATGCTGGATGCCCCAGATGGGCACCACGTTGTCGTAGTGCTGCATGAAGGCAAAGCAGGCCTCCGCGTTGGAGAGCATGCCGCCGGAGAGGCCCTTCATGGCGATGAAGCCCACGTCCTCCTGCCGGCAGCGGTTGACCAG
This window of the Dysosmobacter acutus genome carries:
- a CDS encoding acyl-[acyl-carrier-protein] thioesterase; its protein translation is MEYLTQELTETTFSREEELTFANCDVRKKMKLSAMLSTMASIAGYDYDARGLTYEVLRDMQQVFLLARITLKVHRLPENRDILKVTTWENGVRGVHMRRCFDLSDREGRPCVAGRSSWILVDPDSRKILRPGLFTGKPIAEVERELDCPECKKVLLPKEGVEEIGRRQVRFTDLDANGHLYSGNYGNVIWDFLPEELQLRDLREFSINYNHEATLGEELRLTGCRAGDRYYMMGQGGGEPCFTCECVF